From the Excalfactoria chinensis isolate bCotChi1 chromosome 1, bCotChi1.hap2, whole genome shotgun sequence genome, one window contains:
- the KCNJ4 gene encoding inward rectifier potassium channel 4, which produces MIQQAMGSVRVNRYSIVSTEEDGHKVSALGSMNGHSRNGKGHTPRRKHRNRFVKKNGQCNVYFANLSNKSQRYMADIFTTCVDTRWRYMLMIFSAAFLVSWLFFGFLFWCIAFFHGDLNAPVVGGSPSLLKPCIMHVNSFLGAFLFSVETQTTIGYGFRCVTEECPLAIMAVVVQSIVGCVIDSFMIGTIMAKMARPKKRAQTLLFSHHAVISVRDGKLCLMWRVGNLRRSHIVEAHVRAQLIKPYMTEEGEYLPLDQRDLNVGYDVGLDRIFLVSPIIIVHEIDEESPLYGIGKEELETENFEIVVILEGMVEATAMTTQARSSYLASEILWGHRFEPVVFEEKNHYKVDYSRFHKTYEVAGTPCCSARELQESKMTILPSPPPPSAFCYENELALVSQDEDEDDDEVGVALGGSTKEEGGVIQMMDFGSHLDLERLQATLPLDTISYRRESAI; this is translated from the exons ATGATACAGCAAGCCATGGGCAGCGTCCGCGTCAACCG GTACAGCATTGTCTCCACCGAGGAGGATGGACACAAGGTCTCTGCGCTGGGCAGTATGAACGGGCACAGCCGGAACGGGAAGGGCCACACACCCCGACGGAAGCACCGCAACCGCTTTGTGAAGAAGAACGGCCAATGCAACGTCTACTTTGCCAACCTGAGCAACAAGTCTCAGCGCTACATGGCTGACATCTTCACCACCTGTGTGGACACGCGCTGGCGGTACATGCTTATGATCTTCTCCGCCGCCTTCCTGGTCTCTTGGCTCTTCTTTGGTTTCCTCTTCTGGTGCATTGCTTTCTTCCATGGTGACCTCAACGCACCGGTGGTGGGGGGTAGTCCCTCCCTCCTCAAGCCCTGCATCATGCACGTGAACAGCTTCCTAGGGGCTTTCCTCTTCTCAGTGGAGACACAGACAACCATTGGGTATGGCTTCCGCTGTGTGACTGAGGAGTGTCCGCTGGCCATTATGGCTGTTGTGGTCCAGTCCATTGTGGGCTGTGTTATTGACTCCTTCATGATTGGCACCATCATGGCCAAGATGGCGAGGCCCAAGAAGCGGGCCCAGACCCTCCTCTTCAGTCACCACGCGGTCATCTCGGTGCGGGATGGCAAACTGTGCCTCATGTGGCGAGTGGGCAACCTGAGGAGGAGCCACATCGTGGAGGCCCACGTTCGTGCCCAGCTCATCAAACCCTACATGACAGAGGAAGGGGAGTACCTCCCCCTGGACCAGCGGGACCTCAATGTAGGCTACGATGTGGGTCTCGATCGTATATTTTTGGTCTCACCCATTATTATTGTTCATGAGATTGATGAGGAGAGCCCGCTCTACGGGATTGgcaaggaggagctggagacAGAGAACTTTGAGATCGTTGTTATCCTGGAAGGGATGGTAGAAGCCACGGCCATGACCACACAGGCACGGAGCTCTTACCTTGCCAGTGAAATCCTCTGGGGTCACCGTTTTGAACCAGTAGTATTTGAGGAGAAGAACCACTACAAAGTGGACTATTCACGCTTTCACAAGACCTACGAGGTAGCTGGCACACCCTGCTGCTCAGCTCGGGAGCTGCAAGAAAGCAAGATGACTATCCTACCTTCTCCCCCACCTCCCAGTGCCTTCTGCTACGAGAACGAGCTGGCTCTTGTCAGTcaagatgaagatgaagatgatgacGAAGTGGGTGTAGCGTTAGGTGGCAGCACCAAGGAAGAGGGAGGCGTCATCCAGATGATGGATTTTGGAAGCCACCTGGACCTGGAGCGGCTCCAGGCCACTTTGCCCTTGGATACCATCTCATACCGCAGGGAGTCAGCCATCTAA